In Paenibacillus phoenicis, one genomic interval encodes:
- the mmsB gene encoding multiple monosaccharide ABC transporter permease — protein sequence MQAVSELFRKNIRQYGMIIALIFITILFQILTGGILLKPLNITNLILQNSYILVLAIGMVLVIITGHIDLSVGSIAAFIGALAAIMLVDFQLPTFLTIIISLVIGGLIGAWQGFWVAYVKIPAFIVTLAGMLLFRGLTMIVLGGQSIAPFPKSFQRISSGFIPDWFGGSSLHILTILLGLALSLLLIWQEWKERRTQLKYQFEVAPIWVFVTKLVLLVAIINIFTFVLATYNGLPNILIILFFLIVIYSFVMNRMVAGRHIYALGGNEKAAKLSGVKTKKVTFWVFVNMGALAALSGLIFAARLNSATPKAGTNFELDAIAACFIGGASASGGIGTVIGAIIGGLVMGVMNNGMSLIGLGVDWQQGIKGLVLLLAVAFDIYNKSKTT from the coding sequence ATGCAAGCGGTTAGCGAACTTTTTCGAAAAAACATACGTCAGTACGGCATGATTATCGCCTTAATCTTCATCACCATCTTGTTTCAAATTTTGACGGGCGGCATCTTACTCAAACCGCTCAACATTACGAATCTGATCTTGCAAAACAGCTACATTTTGGTGCTGGCCATCGGGATGGTGCTTGTGATCATCACTGGACATATCGATTTGTCCGTCGGCTCCATCGCCGCCTTTATCGGGGCTTTGGCTGCCATCATGTTGGTGGATTTTCAGTTGCCAACGTTCCTTACCATTATCATTTCACTGGTGATCGGCGGGCTGATCGGTGCCTGGCAAGGATTTTGGGTCGCTTACGTAAAAATCCCCGCCTTTATCGTCACATTAGCCGGGATGCTGCTGTTCCGGGGCTTGACGATGATCGTGCTTGGCGGCCAGTCGATCGCACCATTCCCGAAATCGTTCCAACGCATCAGTTCCGGCTTCATTCCCGACTGGTTTGGCGGCAGCAGCCTTCATATCCTGACGATTCTGCTTGGTCTGGCGCTCTCCCTTCTCCTCATTTGGCAGGAATGGAAGGAGCGGCGAACCCAGCTCAAATATCAGTTTGAGGTCGCGCCGATTTGGGTGTTCGTCACGAAGCTCGTACTGCTCGTTGCCATCATCAACATATTTACCTTTGTGCTGGCAACCTACAACGGGCTGCCGAACATCTTGATCATCCTGTTCTTCCTGATCGTCATTTATTCGTTCGTTATGAACCGAATGGTGGCGGGCCGCCATATCTATGCGCTTGGAGGCAATGAGAAGGCCGCCAAACTCTCCGGCGTCAAAACCAAAAAGGTGACGTTCTGGGTCTTCGTCAACATGGGCGCCCTGGCTGCACTGTCCGGCCTGATCTTCGCCGCCCGCCTCAACTCGGCTACGCCGAAGGCCGGGACGAACTTTGAGCTCGACGCGATCGCGGCCTGCTTCATCGGTGGCGCCTCTGCCTCCGGCGGCATCGGTACCGTCATCGGCGCGATTATCGGCGGCCTGGTCATGGGCGTGATGAACAATGGCATGTCGCTGATCGGGCTTGGGGTGGATTGGCAGCAAGGCATCAAAGGGCTGGTCCTGCTTCTCGCCGTCGCTTTCGATATTTACAATAAGTCGAAGACGACTTAA